The Stigmatella aurantiaca DW4/3-1 genome contains the following window.
TCCTGCGGCATGAGTGATCGCCGTGTGACGGCCGCGCCGCAGGAGTCGATACCGACCCCGCTCCCCGAACGGCAGGGCGCGTCCGTTGGAGAATCCGTCGCCGGTGGCTGGGAATCCGAGCTCCCCTACCGAGAGCTCTTCCTGACCGTGGCGGAGCTGATCCCCGAAGCGCTCTACACGAAGGATCTCCAGGGCCGTTACACCTATATCAACAGCGCGGGGGCCCGGTACCTGGGGCTGCCCATCCCGGAGATCATCGGCCGCAAGGACAGCGAGTTGATGACGCCCGAGGAGGCGCAAAACACGCTGGAGTTCGACCGGCAGACGCTGCTGGCCGGGCGCACCCTCCACGCGGAGATGACGGAATTTCTGGGAGGCGTGCGGCGCGAGTGGATCTCCACCAAGGGGATCATCCGCCGCGCCGATGGACAGATGGTGGGGATGTTCGGCATCTCCCGGGATGTCTCCGAGCACCGGCGCAGCGAAGCGGCCCAACTGCAAAGCGAGGCGCTCTTCCGCGCAACGGCCAGCAGCAGCTTCGACGCCTTCTTCCTGCTCCGGGAGGACCCCGAAGGCCTGCGTCTTCTGCGCCTCAACTCCCATGGCGAGGCCCTGCTGGGCTGCCAGGCAACGGAGGCCGAGGGAGGCCTCTTCACGGACTTTCCGCAGGCGGGCTTCATCGCGCCGCCGCACCTGTGCCAGGAGGTGTGGCGAACCGGGAAGCCGCATGACGAGGAGATCGAGCAGGCGTTGCCACAACAGGGCCGCCGCTGGTTTCGGAGGCAGCTGAGCGCGGTGGGCAATTGCATGGCCGTCATGCTGCGGGACATCACCCGGCAGCGTGAGAACGAGCTGCGGCTGCGGCTCAACGAGCGGATGGCCGCCATTGGCATGCTGGCCGCCGGGGTGGCCCATGAGATCAACAACCCGCTGGCGTTCGTCTCCAGCAACCTCAACTTCATCGACACCGAGCTGCGCAGGCCCCCTCCTTCCGCGGTTGACATGGCCGAACTCAAGGAGGCCATCTCCGACGCGCGGGAAGGCGCCGAGCGCATGCGAATCATCGTCCAGAGCTTGAAGGCGCTCTCCCGCGGCGACTCCATCACCACCCAGCCCGTGGACCTGCACGAGGTCCTGGAGAACTCGGTTCATCTGGCCTGGAGCCGGTTGCGCAGCAAGGGACGGCTGGTGCGCGACTATGGAGAGCTCTCACCCGTGCTGGGCAACTCGGTGCAGCTCTCCCAGGTCTTCGTCAACCTGATCATCAACGCCGCGCAGGCGCTGCGGAAGACGGGCGGGGAGATCCGGCTGGTGACCCGCATGCACAGCCCCCACCGGGCGCTGGTCGAGGTGCACGACAACGGCTGCGGCATCGCCGCCGAGCACTTGGACCGCATCTTCGAGCCCTTCTTCACCACCAAGCCCGTGGGAGAGGGCACGGGCCTGGGGCTGTCCATCAGCCACGACATCATCCGCGGCCTGGGGGGAGAGCTGTCGGTGAGCAGCACCCTGGACGTGGGGACCACGTTCCGGATCCTGCTCCCAGCGAGCCCCGAAGCCCCCCCGCAGGACACCCTGCCGGCCGACAAGGGGGTTCACTGAGCCAGGCCACGCCCCCGCGGGAATCCAGGCCATCCCCTGTCAGAAGCGGGCCTGGATCAACAGGTTGACGCCCACTGCATCCGGTGGCTGAAGGACAAAGTCACCCTGCCCGGTGGCATCATCGACGTAGAGGGTCTGGTTGGGATCCCTCACATAGAAGACCTCCGCCAGCATCCCCGCCACCGCGCCCAGGTCCCAACGGGCCGTGGCCTTCAGCGTCAGCACGGGGCCCCGGTCCTTGCCCT
Protein-coding sequences here:
- a CDS encoding ATP-binding protein gives rise to the protein MSDRRVTAAPQESIPTPLPERQGASVGESVAGGWESELPYRELFLTVAELIPEALYTKDLQGRYTYINSAGARYLGLPIPEIIGRKDSELMTPEEAQNTLEFDRQTLLAGRTLHAEMTEFLGGVRREWISTKGIIRRADGQMVGMFGISRDVSEHRRSEAAQLQSEALFRATASSSFDAFFLLREDPEGLRLLRLNSHGEALLGCQATEAEGGLFTDFPQAGFIAPPHLCQEVWRTGKPHDEEIEQALPQQGRRWFRRQLSAVGNCMAVMLRDITRQRENELRLRLNERMAAIGMLAAGVAHEINNPLAFVSSNLNFIDTELRRPPPSAVDMAELKEAISDAREGAERMRIIVQSLKALSRGDSITTQPVDLHEVLENSVHLAWSRLRSKGRLVRDYGELSPVLGNSVQLSQVFVNLIINAAQALRKTGGEIRLVTRMHSPHRALVEVHDNGCGIAAEHLDRIFEPFFTTKPVGEGTGLGLSISHDIIRGLGGELSVSSTLDVGTTFRILLPASPEAPPQDTLPADKGVH